GCCATGCCGTCCAGATACCGGGATAGATCAAACCCTTCCGCCTCGGCGTATGCCTCCGATTGCCGCCATCTTTGCTCTATGGACGGCAGATCGGCAAGGGCGAGCATTATCAGTATCCAAGCGGCATTCGCACAGGGATTTTTCTTGATGCCCCACCGTTTACCGGTCTTGGTCAAGAGCGCCCGCTGGTTGCGGAGCAATCCAATATGCACCCAAAAGTTGCTTTCCACCATGTCACAGGCGTACTCGATTTTTCGATTCCTGGCATTCATCGCACACCTCCCTGATTCTTGCTGGTTTCTGAGGCAGGGAGTTTTGCCAGGAAGGCTCGCAGGCCAGCGATATGGGCATCGGCGATAATTCGGAATCCAGATTTCTTTGGCGAGCCCCCTATGCCATAATCGTCATCGCAGACTTGCGCCAGGTCGGTGGACAGAAGTTGAATCAGGGTGATAGCTGCGGCCAGGGCGGTATAAATCTCACCGCAAGTCGCCTGTTCTACGTCGGGAATGAGTTTGTCAACAAGTGATTCCAAACTCTGGCAGCCTGCACCGAAGGAAGAGGCGTTTTTGCCCTGAGACTGGTAACCCTCGCAATACTCCCAGGCGATCGCATTGGAGAGCAACCTACAAAGTGCTCTGGTCTGATTTATTTGGGTTTCCACATCAAGACTGGAAAGATACCTTTTCCAGTCTGGCACTGCGGGTGTGATCCCCATGCTTGGCATGATGGGATGCTGATTTTGAACTTGAGAAACACGGCCTGTGGCCGTATGGTTATGGCGGACTCGTTTCAGGGTTTTCATGATCTGATTTCTTTGGACGGGTCCAATTGCCCTTGGTGGTGCTTGTAACACTGCCAAGGGTTTTTTGTTTTTCTTCCTCTGCCTGGACCCAGTTGAGCAGTTGAAGGGTTGTTTGGCCGTTCGGCTCTTTTCTGCCGACCAGCCACTCGTTGAGTTGTTGCGGACGGACACCAAGATGCTTTGCCAATGAGGTACGTTGGCCGCGCTCGTTAGTGAGTTTAGCAACCAAGCTCATTAGCTCTTGCACCGTTGGAATCTGTCTTTTCACGGGCGGCATAATATCCCTTTTGGTATAGTTGTCAACGGGTATTTTTTGAGTTTCTTCAGTCGGTACATTTGAGGCCGGAGCATCTGGACCAAGGAGCCATGATAGTGCTGCATACCCCTCAGAAAAATGTGCGTCTTTGCTCGCGTCCACCAGCTTTTCGACATGATTAAACCATGGCGTGTTCTGGACTGGAAACGGGCGTTCCCCCTCCGGCCCAAAGTGCCCAGTAAGAAGCCATCCAGGATGAACATCGAACAGCTTACAGGCTGCCCAACCAAGTCCAAGACGCAATGGAACTCGCCCGGCTTCTACATTAGTAATTTGGGCACGTGTGACCCCGAGTTTTTCTGCTATCGCATCCTGCTTCATGCGTTCCTTACGACGCAAATGGCCAATCCGTAGGCCGATATCACGATCCCATTCCGATATAGGTTTAAAACGAGACGATGTAGAACGATTTTTCATGGAGTAATGATACCGCAACTTTTTTTTAAAAAAAGGTTGCAGTACATGTTTTTCGTGTTACCATAACACCCATGTTAGTTAGTGGAGCAATTGAAAGAAAGCGTAAAAACACAGTTTTTCGCGGGATCACAGCAGACGCGCGGAAGCTCCGTGTCAGTCGCGTCCATCTCTGGATGGTGTTGACGAATCGCCGCGAAAGTAAACCATTGCTGGCCCGGTATCACGCATTAAAAACGAAGGCGGGGAAAGAATCATGAGCAAAAACACGATCGAGAAAATCAAGGAAACGCTGGAAGAGACCAAGCGCACCACGAAGGCTGCCGAGGACGCGCTCCAGAATGAAATCAACATCATCGGCCAGCATACGACCCTGCTTTCCAGGTTGGACGAGGCGGAGCGCGGCTTGGTGTTTGCAACGCAAAAAATTAACGATTTTTGTGAAGGCGACTTCGCTCCAGGGGTCGCCAGGCAGTTGGTGCTTGGCCTAGATCGGCTTGCGGAATGCGCTAACGTGCTGGCTGCCATTGAGGCGGTGAAAAAGAACAAAGAGGGCATCCTGAAGGCGTACAAAGCCGAAACCGTTGGCGCTGCAAAAGCTCTCCTGGCTGAGTTCCAAAAGAATAACGCGGCCATTTTGAAGAAACACGAGGTCATTTAACCTATTTCCGTTATGCCCGGTTCAGACTTAAAATTTTCATACGAGGGAGCGAACTCAATTTCATTTCAAATTTCCGAGGAGAGCGATGCAGGCCCCGCCGGGCAGGCCAGACTTGCATCCGCACCCGGATTCAAAGGCAGCGTGCAGCCCCATATCTGTGCGCTGCCTCTTTCTCTTTCCAGGCCGGAGGAGAAAGGCGGACGCCCGGCGGTGAACGGGCGGGCGTTCCGCTTTCCTTTGGCGGAACAGGCTCAGGAGCTGGTGCTAACCCTTCCAGCGATGCGCTCCAAGATGGAAAGCGAGCGGCGGGAAATCCTGGTTAAGTTATCCACCCGGCTTATTGAGGCAGGTTTTTCACTCAATAAGGCCGCGACGTTCCTTGAAGTGCCCGCCTCACAGCTTTGCACGTGGCGCAAGAAATACAATCAAGGCGGGGTGCAGGCGCTCAGGCCGATTTACGGGCGGCTATCCAAGAAACACCCCTCTGGAGCTACTGGATGCACCATAGGGTTTACCCTGAAACCATAACAATTATGAAACTGACACTATTTGGAACCAATATGAACGACGTTGAATGGACCGCGCCGGGAGAATTGAAATTGACCGGGCGGGAACGTGTAATGGCCGCTTTTGAACAGGCCAAGCCGGGCGCGCCTGGGCAACTGAATCTTACCAGCTCCACTACCACCGCTGCGCCGGTAACGCCATTGAGCGCCGCGCCGGGTGGTAAAACCGGGCGGGCACGCGTGGTGGCGGCTTTTGAGCGGGCCAGGCCGGGCACGTCTGCCAATGGCCAATTGCCTCCTGCCATCGCCACTGTTCCTGCACATACTATAACGCCATTGACCGCCGCGCCCAGTGGTAAAACCGGGCGGGCACGCGTGGTGGCAGCTTTTGAGCGAGCCAGGCCGGCCACGTCTGCCAATAGCCATTTGGCTACCGCGCTCGCCACTGTTCCCGCTCCGACTGTGAAACCACTGAATGCAACTATCAATAATGCTGCCAGCACGCGACGGGCAAAATTCCAGGCACTGAATGAAAAGATGATTGCACGCCAGAGAGCCAAACCGGGCGGGTGGACGCCTGCCGAGATGCGGCAATGGGAAGAGGAACGGAATGCCATTTTAGCGTCCACGGAAGGCGAGGCTTGCTAAAATGCGATATAGCAAGCCGGAACACTGAAAGCGGTGTTTGTGCGGTTTGCCCTTAAAAACCTTCCCTACCCCTATGCGAAGTGCGGCGAGAGGGCTTAAAAAACAGAATATGAATGCTGAAATTGAAAAGGGGCTTATTGAGCGACTGGCAGCAGAGCCAAGCCAAGGCGAGCGGTTGGCGCGTACTGTGTGCGATAGGTTGCTTGAATGTGAAAGCAATTTGCGCAAGGCAGTGTCGCTATTGGAGAAAAAGAACAGGAAGGGACGGAAATCGCGCGAGCTTCTAAGGTTGCTCACTATAACATGTGGTGATTTTGAATCTCTACAGAGTAAATTGGGCGCATTTACAGACCTTCCAGATGATCCAGTTCTCGCTGCCAGGAGAAGCCTTTGCCGCTAAGTTATGACCTCATGCCCGGTAACATCGAACTGCATTGATCTAGCCCCGCTGGCGAGCCGGTTGGATTCCCTGCCGATTTACCAGCGGCCCACCCCGGATGAATTGGCCTGCATTTGGCGGGTTGCCGTTGAATTGTTGCATGATGCCATTGCTGATGGTGTGCCTGAAAAATCCGCAAAGGCTGAAATTGCGAGCCGTCTTGTCTCTCACCCTATTGGATTCTCTAAAAGCGAGTCAGCCCTGATCCGTAACCTTGAGCGGAAATATAATCGTTGGGCGGAACGAGGCCATCTTGCCGACCAGCGCCGCCAGGCCAACAAATCCAAACGCGCCCCAAAGCTGTCACAATCTGACAAAGATACTTTGATCGCGGCTGCTGTGTTCCAACATGGTGGACGGGTGGATTCCGCCTGGGTGGAGTGTTTAAGTAACAAAAAACTTAGCCTGGAAATTTGCGAACGGTATTCCCTTCCTGACCAGCGCCGCCCACAGTGCCCACGAAGCATCAGGAGTCAAATACAGCATGATGTTAGGTTGGTAATTCCACAGTACCGAAGCCCACGCCATGCCAAACTTAATGCGGCGTTTAGAAAACGGGATTGGGACGCAGTATCTGCTGGCGACTGGTATTCAAGCGATGATATTACCCTGCCAGTGTATTACTATCTGCCAGATGGGAATGGCTGGTATCAGTTGACCCGTGGGCAATTCCTGCCGCTGATTGATGTGAAGTCCAAGCGGATTTTTGATTTTGTGCTGATTGATGGCAAGGCATACAACGCCTTTGCAATTCGGTCTCTGATAACGCGCGTCTGCAAACAGTACGGGATGCCCCGAGACGGGTTCCATTTTGAGTGCGGTATCTGGAAGAAATCCAAGCTGCTTGGTGGTGCCAGTAGAATTTCAAATACGGAAATTGAGGAAAATTTTGCGCAGCGCTGTAGTATCCGCATCATGCATTCCATACCTGGAAATGCCAGGGCAAAAGTCGTTGAAAATGTATCCGGACTGCTACAGAATTTAATGGAGGGCGAGCCTGGATATGTTGGGCGGGATGAAATAAACGAGAAATTTGAGCGGGTGCAGGCGGCAAAGCTGGAAGTTGAATCCCGCCGAAAAACGCCATGGGAAGCGGGTTTTATGTCAGCGGAGCAATGGATTTCACGGCTTGAGGAAATCTGCTGCCAGTATAACTCCAAACCACAAAATAGCGAGGTGATTGGTTCTTCTTGGATGTCGCCGGATGAGGCATGGGAAAAACGACAACGGATAAATACTTCCGGGCAGGTTGTGCCACTGGTGAAGTTGCCTATTGAAATGCAATACTTGCTCACGTCTCACTGTGAAACTCGCCTTGTTACCCGTAATGGGATTACATTCACTATCGGAAAAGAAACCTACAACTACAAGGATGAGCAAACTGGCGCGTTGCAAGGTCAACATGTGATAACCTGGTTTGACCCAAGCAGCCCGTCGGAACTGTGCATTACCGATATGAAAAAAGAAAATCCGATGGTAATTCCGCGTAGCATTTCAATTCCTGCCTATGATGCCACGTCTGAACAAATGGAAGCGGCATCCAAGTCCGTTTCGGATCATACAAAATACCCAAGGGCGCGCTATTCAGAATTGAAGCCAAAGTACATGCCTCCGGCGCGGGCCGTCACGGTAGATGCAGCGACGCTCGAACGGGCACGCCAAATGGATGAACAGAAAGCCAAGTCATCCATCCGAAACCGCCATCAATTCGGTGGCCGTGAAATCCAGCCTGCCATGATTGGACAGCTTGATCCGATCGTTGCAAAATTCATGAGGGGTGATACATGAGCAATACTCGCCATGCCGCGCCAGGCGCTCCGCTCCGCCAGGAACGGTTTGCCTCCAGCTATGAACCAAATTTGTTGGCAAATTTGGTTGCCAAACGCTGTGCTGTCATTGATCCGCCATCCGATAGGGTGCCGATTTGGTTTTTACAAAGCCTCTCAATGATTCCGGGTGGATTGGGAGAAGCTGTCTGCGAGATATTAAAGGCAAACCCATTAACAGAATGGCGGGCCGTCCATGAGCGCGGATTTAGTTTTGATGTTAAAAAAGATTTGGAAAGGGCGCTGCGCAGTTTGTGCCTTGATCCTAATTACCCTTTGACGGAAATTTGGGAAGCTGCTGGACTCTATAGACAGGCGATGGTAGACGGCTTGGCGGACACGCCACAAACACAGGTTACAATCCAAATTAAATCCGCCCTGGATTACACGTTAAACACGCGTTGCTTGAGTGTAATTGATGGGCAGTCTCGCATTGGTAAAACCTTTGCCGCAAAAGACTGGTGTGCTCATAGCGGAGGCATTGCCCGCTATGTTC
This window of the Verrucomicrobiota bacterium genome carries:
- a CDS encoding helix-turn-helix transcriptional regulator, which gives rise to MKNRSTSSRFKPISEWDRDIGLRIGHLRRKERMKQDAIAEKLGVTRAQITNVEAGRVPLRLGLGWAACKLFDVHPGWLLTGHFGPEGERPFPVQNTPWFNHVEKLVDASKDAHFSEGYAALSWLLGPDAPASNVPTEETQKIPVDNYTKRDIMPPVKRQIPTVQELMSLVAKLTNERGQRTSLAKHLGVRPQQLNEWLVGRKEPNGQTTLQLLNWVQAEEEKQKTLGSVTSTTKGNWTRPKKSDHENPETSPP
- a CDS encoding helix-turn-helix domain-containing protein, encoding MQPHICALPLSLSRPEEKGGRPAVNGRAFRFPLAEQAQELVLTLPAMRSKMESERREILVKLSTRLIEAGFSLNKAATFLEVPASQLCTWRKKYNQGGVQALRPIYGRLSKKHPSGATGCTIGFTLKP